The stretch of DNA TGACGGTGCTTTCGCCGGTCGAGGCGCAGCCGCTGCGGTTGCGCGGCATGCAGCCCGTCGGCAACTATGCCTATGGCCTCGACTTCAGCGATGGCCATACGTCGGGCATCTACACGATCGAATTGCTGCGCACGCTCGGCCGGGACGTGCCGGCCGGCTGAGCAAGCGCGCCGCGAGCCACGCGGGCAGGGTTCAATTCTCCGGCGTGCCGAGCCCCTGATCCTTGATCTCGTTGAACTCGTCGAGCCCACCCTCGGTCGTGGGCGGCGCCGCGTCGGTGCCGGCAGGTGCCGTGCCATCGGCTGGCTTCTTCGGTTGCACCACGTCGGCACGGGTCAGCTTGATCTTGCGATAAACGTCATCCGAGATGACGTAATACCAGTCGGCGAAGCGGTTGTTGAGCGTCTGGACCTGTTCTTCACCCTTCTTGACCTTGCTGTCGTACTCGTCCTGTTTGCGCTTGTTTTCCTGTTCGATTTTTTGGCGTTCGGCCTGCTGCGGCTCGGCCGGCTCGCCTGCCTGTTTCTCGCCCTCCTTGTTCTCGGCGGCCGGTTGGCCCTCCGCGGTGGGCGGCGCAGCGGGTTCGGCGGGAGCGCCCGGCACCGGCTGCAGCTCGGGCGCAGGAATCGCGCTCTTGTCGAATTGCGCCGTGACGAACAGGTATCGATTCGAGCCCTTGGGCTGTTCGCCTTCGGCCGGCTGCTCGGCACCCTCGTCGGGCTTCGCCTCTTCGGTGTCGGCGGCGATTTCACCGAACCGCAAGACGTACGTCACGCCGTCCTTGAGCTCGACGACGACTTCGCCCTCGTTGGAGTAGAGCTGCCCTTGCGAGATGATGTAGCCACGGCTGGCCAACGACAGGAACGTTTCTTCGTCAATGGTCAGCCCTTCGGAGGTGCGCAGATCGCGACCCAGCCCGGCCGGCTTACGGCGCACGTCGACAATTTTCAGATCGTCGAGCGCCACTTTCATGTCGTTGAGCTTCTGCGCGTTGAGCTCTTCGTTCGGGGCCAGCCCCTCCATGTTCCACTTGGCGTCCTTGTCGTTGTAGGTGAGCGCCAGCTTGTCGCCCTCAACGATCCGCCGGTTGACCTCGTCGATCGAGTAGTTGTCGTACTTGACCTCCGTGATGTCCCAGCTGTTGAGCTTCAGCAGATCGGGCTCGATCCAATCCTGAAACCTCGTCGTGAGCTTTTCGGGCGAGAGCTTCGCTACGTACACGGCGTCTTGCGAGGGCAAACGCACGTAACGCAGGTCGGGCTTGTCCTTGACGGGCAAACCGATGATCAGTTGCGCGAGCTTCTTGCCGCCGGCGTCTTCCAGGATGACTTTCTTGCCGATGCCGGTCATGCCCGCCTTGCTGTCCATCGGATCGACGACGCCGTACATCTCGTGATCGGCCCGTTCTTCGCTCACCATGCCCAGCTTTTTGAGGTCGATCACGCTGGCCGCGGCCTCGGCCAACTGGCGATCGGCGTCGGCCGGGTAGTTGAGCTTCGAGGGGATCGCCCAGCGGCCGTTCACCTGGGCCACGCGAAACTGCTTGGGTTCGGCCTTGGCCTCGTCCCACTCGATGATCTCGAGCGACTTAGCGGCGAGCGGGTCCTTGAATTCGGCAAAGAACTCGCTGCTCGCGTCGTCCGCCTTGGCGGCGTCGGCCACGCTCGCCGGACGGCTGGCATAGGCCAACAGGGCGCCCAGCAGGGCAATCCCGACAAAGGTCAGAGTCTTCGTGGTTTCGTTCATGGCTTAATCGGATCTCACAACTGAGTCTGCACGGCGGGGCCTCGGGTTCGGGCCTAGCCGCGGAGTCGTTCCTTGGTGGTCGTCTGGCGCTCGCGCGCCCGGAGATTAAACATCACGATGCCGGCCAGCAGCAGCGGCATGATCGGCGCGGTGGCCACGGCCAGGATCTTGACGCGGTTCTGGTCGCCCTGGATCGAAGCGGTCTTATCGCGGTCAATCTGCTTCTCGCGCCGCTCGCGTTCGTTCTTCAGCCGCTCAAACGCCGCGTCGAGCCGCCGCTGGCCCACGTCGCGGGCCAATTGCATCTCGATCACCTTCTGCTGCGGATCGATGTCCGTACGGCCCTCGAGTTCCTTGATCTTGCGATCGAACACTTCCTGCTCTTTGTTCTTCGCCGTGTCGAAATCGTCGGCGAACTTCTTGCGCTGGGCCGTCGCATAGTCGCGCGCCGCGGCCGTGATGGCCTCGAACCGCGTGAGCGTGCGATAGGTCGGCCTCCGCTTGCGGATCTCGACAAATCGCTCGTCCTTGGCCAGCACGTCGAGCACGTTGAGCACGAAGCTCACGTTATCGAGCGTCAGGTTGACTTCGGCGTCCTCTTCTTCCCCGCGGGCACGCAGGGCGAAGAAAGCCGAGTACAACACGTCGATGTCGGCCACGACCACCACGTTCAGCTCAGCCGGCGCGGCAGGCGCGGCAGGAGCAGCCGGCACTTCTCCGGCCGGAGGAGTCGCAGGAACTGCAGGCGGGGCCGCTGCCGGGGGCGCTTCCGTGGCCGGCGATTCTACAGCCGGCGTTTCTGCAGCCGGCTGCTCGGCCTGGGCCAATTGCAGCCCTTCGTCCGACATCTTGGCCGCGCCGCCGGCAGGGCCCGGCTTACCCGTGATGTAAGCGCCCAGCAGGTAACTCTTGTGCGTGGGAACCATGGCGCGGTCTTCATTGAGCCCGCCGCCACCGAGGAAGCTCTGCTGCAGAATCTCGTTGGCTTGCACCCGGCCCGTGTTCGTTCCGGTGACCACCAGCGGCGTGACCTTCAGGCCCGAGGCGTTGAGCTCCTGAATCGAACCGGGAAACAGAAACAGGACCTGCTGCAGTTTCGAGCTGATCGGGCTGTCGTCGTTGAACGGGGCGGCGGTCGACGTGGGATCTTGCCCCTTGTCGACAAACACGAACTCGGGCGGAAACTGGCCGATCTTCGGGTAAGGGTTGTAGTCCTGCCAGACGACCTGAGCGCCGTTGAAATTGATACCCAGCGATTGCCACAAGGGGGTGATGTCGCCCTTGGGCTGCGGGGGCTGCTGCATACCCATCATCCCGCCTTGCGGGCGGCGCTCCGCGGAGGTGCCCGGCACGTTCGGGTCGAGGTACGGGAACGGATCCTCGAAGACGGCCGTCGGTTGTCCGCTCATCACGGCCGCCAGGAAATTGTTCATCTGCTCCTGCGTCAGCGACGAGGGCTGCACGGCCAGCAACACGTCGTACTTTTCGGTGATCGGCGCATCGGCGTTGACCTGCACGACTTCGTACTGTTTCTCCAGCTCGGTGACGATCAGCTCGTTTTGCGTCTGATTCATCGTCTGCATGTTGAAGCTGCCGTACAGCTTGGCATCGGTGTTGAGTATGCCCACCTTCTTGCGCGACTGCTGACTGACCGTGGCGATCGAACGGACCAGTTCGTATTCGACCGGCACCCCGCGATCGATGAACGGCACCACGACCTTGTCCAAACCCGAGGTGAACGCCACGCCCATGAAGATCTCGTCGATGTTCATCGTGCCGCGGATCCGCGAGGCAACTTGCTGACCCTTGATGCCGAACTTCTTGTCGGCTTCGTCTTCCTGGGGGCTGAGCGATTCGGTCTCGTGCACCCGCACGACCACCTTGTCGCCGGCGATGGCCTGGAACTCGCGCAACACGTTGAGCAGGTTCAATCGCGTCTGGACGTACGACTCGGGCACGACCGGGCTGACATAGGCGTCGATCCGCACGGGCCGTTTGACGTCGAGCTTTTCGAGCAGCTCGATCGTCTGGGGCGCGAGCGAGCTGAGCTTTTCCGTGGTCACGTCGACGCGGCGATCGTACCGGGCCAGCACGATCGTCGAGGCAGCCAACAGCACGAACAGGGCCAGGGCACGGGTCACATAGTGGCCCAACAGCGAACGCCCCAGCCGGCCGCCCCACCAGTGGCGCCGGCCGATCAGCACCATCGAGACGTAGAGCATGACCACGACGATCAGCAGGAAGTACACCACTGCCGAAAAGCTGATCACGCCGCGACCAAAGTCGCGAAACTGTTCGGCGATGCTCAGGCGCTGAATCGAGCGGGCCCATTCCAAGGGCAAGATGGCGTCGGCCTGCTCGGCGAACACCAAGGGGGCGTTGAACACCGCACCCATGATGAACCCGACGGTCAGGTTGCCGGTCAGAAACGAGGCGACCATGCCGATGGCCAGCATCGCCAGGCCGACGATCCAGTAGCCGACGTAATTGGCGAACAGCAACCCCAAGTCGGGCGAACCCAGCAGGCTCAGGCAGACCACGTTGGTCAGCGAGAAGATCAACGCCACGGTATAGACGGCGACGGCGGCCAGGTACTTGCCCAGCACCACATCGAGGTCGCTCGCAGGGATCGTCAGCAGCAGCTCATCGGTGCCTTGACGCCGCTCCTCGGCCCAGATGCTCATCGTAATGGCGGGAATGAACACCAGCAGAATGTAGGGCAAGTACCGGTTCAGCTGGTCCAGGTTGGCCAGGTTGGCGTTGAAAAACTCGTTGGGCACGAACGTCGCAAAGGCCGTTAACGCCGCGAACACGCACAAGAACACGTAGCCCGCGGGGCTGACGAAGTAGGCGATGAAATTCCGTTTGAAGACGGCCCGGATGACGGCTGGATTCATGACTGACGTACCGTAGCTGGATGGACGAAGCGGAGCGGGATTCGCGGGCAAACGAGGCGCTCGTCGCAGGCGGCCTGTGCCGCCAGACGAGCGTAGCGGCCGGCTATTCCTTCCCCCCTTCGCTGAGGGCGTAAAACTGTTCTTCGAGCCGGGTCCCGCTGGCGGTGAGCTCGGACGTGGTTCCGTCGAACCGAATCCGGCCGCGCGCGATGAACAGCACACGGCTGGCCATCGCCTCGACTTCTTGCAGGATGTGCGTCGACAGCAAAATGGTCTTGGTCTCGCCGAGGCGGCGGATCGTGTCGCGCACCTCGCGAATCTGGTTGGGGTCGAGGCCGGCCGTCGGCTCGTCGAGGATCAACACGTCGGGTTCGTGCAGCAGCACTTGTGCCATGCCCACGCGCTGGCGAAAGCCTTTCGACAGCTTGCCGATTTGCTTGTTGAGCACGCTGCCCAGCGCGCACAAGTCGATCACCTCATCCATGCGCTGCCGCGCCGCACCGCCGCTCAGGCCGCGCGCTTCGGCAAAAAATTGCAGTAGGTCGCGCGGCGTCATGTCGGGGTACAGCGGCCCGTTTTCGGGCAGATAGCCCAACCGCTGCGCGCCGGCCAGCCGGTCGCTGGCCATGTCGTGGCCGGCAATTCGCGCCGTACCCGTCGAAGGCGACAGGTAACCGGTCAGCAACTTCATCGTGGTGCTCTTGCCGGCGCCGTTGGGCCCCAGGAAGGCGACGACCTCGCCTTGGCGGATCTTGAACGACACGTCTTCCACGGCGACGAAATCGCCGTAGTACTTCGAGAGCCCGTCGGCCTCGATCATGGCGGGACGCGAAGGATCGGTCATGCAACAACGCTCCGAACTGTTCGGCCTGACAAAAACAATCCTCGGTGCGGCCCTCGCCGCGGTTACCGCGCTTGCGCCGCGTCCGGGCGGGGAAACACCGCCGCCCTGTTCGACCGGACGGGGCGGCGTAATCCCGAACCGCGCTCGGACCGAGATTCACCTCGGGCAGGGACGCCGCGCCACCAAAGGGGGACCAGGATCCACCCTAGCTTTGCGCCCTCCGCTTCGTGCGCGGGCCGCGGTATTGCGCCCGCGCAGGCACACTCTCAGGCTGCGACGCGCCCCCCAAACGGGTACGACGGCCGCGCCAAGCGCCTACTAGGATAGGGATTGTCGTCCGGCTGTCCAGACAATCCGGACCCCCGGGCATGGCGGGCCGTTTCCCTAGGCACGCTACGTGCACGGCGGCCGAACGGTTCGCGGGTCTCGCCGCGGGGGTCGCCCTGCTGCGATGCCCGCCGGGCTACCTCATTAGGCTTCGACGTCGCTCGTGCGGCCAAAGCACAGGTGCCGGCAAAACTGCTGCTCGTCGAGCTGCGGGAAGTCGAGCCGCAGATGCACGCCCCGGCTTTCCTCACGAGCCAGGGCCGCGCGAATCATGATTCGCGCCACGGTCAGCATGTTTTGCAGCTCCCAGCCGTCACTCTGGGCGAATTGGCGCGGCAACACATAGCCGCACCAGTGATCGACCGCCTCGCGGGCCTCGATCAGGCTGCGGGCATCCCGGCGGATGCCCACGTTGCGCCACATGATACTCCTGAGCGAGTTGCGAATGTCGGCCAGGTCGGGCAGCTCGGCTCGCTCGGGCAGCACGGCATTGTCGAGCGGGATCGCGCGGAAATCGTCGGCCTCGCGGAGCGCGGCATCCGAAGCGCCGCGGCCGGCCAGTTGACCGTAGACCAGACCTTCGAGCAGGCTGTTCGAAGCCAGGCGATTGGCGCCGTGCAATCCGGTCGAGGTGACTTCGCCGGCCGCCCACAGCGCCGGTAGCGTCGTGCGGCCCGCCAAGTCGACCGTGACGCCGCCGATCATGTAATGAGCCCCGGGGCGCACAGGAATCCAATCGCGGGTGATATCCAGATCGAACCGCGCGCAATCTGCCGCGATGCCCGGGAACCGGCTGCGCACGCGTTGCGGATCGAGGTGCGTGAGATCGAGATAGACGTTCGGATGCCGCGTCTTTTCCATCTGCGCCACGATCGCCTGGCTGACGACGTCGCGCGGGGCCAGTTCGAGCCGGGCGTCGTAGTCGGGCATAAAGCGATGGCCCGCCCGGTCGACCAGGTGCGCTCCCTCGCCGCGGATTGCCTCGGTGATCAACGTGCGGCTGGCGCCGGCGATATACAGCACGGTGGGATGAAACTGCATGAATTCCATGTCGCGCAGCTCGGCCCCCGCGCGATAGGCGATCGCGTGGCCGTCGGCCGTGGCCACGGCCGGATTGGTCGTCTCGCGATAGAGCTGACCGGCGCCGCCCGTGCACAACACGGTCTGCTTGGCCCAGACGAGCGTCTTGCCGTGCATGCCGTTCCAGACCAAGGCGCCGCGGACCGCGCCGTCGTGCGTTAGCAGATCGATCGTGAACGTATCGGGCCAGGCCTGAATGTTCGCAGCCGCTTCGACGCGATCGACGATCGCGCGCATCACTTCGCGGCCCGTCGCGTCGCCCAGCGCGTGGACGATCCGGCTGTGGCTGTGCCCGCCTTCGCGGCCGAGGGCCAGCGCGCCGGCTTCTTCGTCGAAGTGCACTCCCCAGCCGATCAGTTCGCGAATCTGCGCGGGCGCCTCGCGCACGACCTGTTCGACCACCCGGCGATCGCACAAGCTGCCGCCGGCGGTCAGCGTGTCGGCCACGTGGTTTTCGAACCGGTCGTCCTTGTCGAGCACGCTGGCGATGCCCCCCTGGGCATAGCTGCTGTTCGATTGCGTGACGCTCTGCTTGGTGATCACCAGCACCGACAACCGCGGATCGACGGCCAGCGCCGCGCGAAAACCCGCCAGCCCGCCGCCGATGATCAACACATCGGCGAAATGATGCGGCACCCGTTTCGGATGAAACGGTACCAGGTAACGCGGAGTCAGTTCGGACATGAACGCGGGTGAGCAGCGCGAAAAAAGGGGGAAGCCGGACAGTCGCCCCATCTTAGTCGCCCCGGGGCCCGTTGACCGCCCCCAATGCCAGGCCGTGCGATGCGCACCTCACCGTACGGCAGAGCAGGCACGTCTTTTCCGGCCAGATCGCCCCGGCTTTCACTCGGCTTTACCCTGACATGCGTCGGGCGACGATGTCCGAGTGACGGTAAAGATGATAGAGCGTAAACGAGAGCATCTCACGCATGCTCAACCGGCCGATAAGCGGATGCAACAGTCGATAGCGGTCCAAGTCGGCATCTGGCCAACGATCGATTTCCGTAACCAGCGGCGGCACCACGCTGGTCCAGCGCGCGATTCGTCGTGCGCGCTCCGCAACGGGGTCTTTCGGAGCCGTGCCCTTCCTCGGAGTGAACGGACCTGCTCCGGCTCCCCGATTCAATACCGACTTGTACTTGTCGCGAATTTGTTCGTAGCTACGTGGGGGTGCCTTCGCCAGGCCGAACACGATTCGGGGGAGCAGCCGAGGCAACCTCAAGGACACGGTCACAATGTTGGTACTGAGGGCCAAATGCGACAGGTTCTGGGCAGGCGACCAGCCCCCATCTGCCGGGAAGGCAAAGAATATCTCCGGCCCGATGCGGTTCCAGAGGTCGGTTACCTGGCGATCGAGCTCTGTGAGCGACTGGCGCAATTCGGCGGTATTGGTCGGCGGCTTGGGTTCGGCAATCGTGATCATGAGGCACGGCATTCCCGCGAGGGCTCGATGACGGAGCCACAAGAATACCAAGAGCGCCGATCCGACCCGAAACCTACTTGCCGGACCGACGCCGCGAGGTGCCTTCGGTATAGGCCTCGTACTGCTCGGCATAGTCAGGCGGAGGCGCCGTGCGGCGCGAATCGCGCAGTTCCCGTAACGGGTCGCCGGCCGCCTGGCGGCCCGCGCGCTGAACGACGCGCGGACGCAGCCCTAGTCCTCGCAGGGCCTCGTTCAGCTTTTGCCGCGCCGCGTCGCCGTCCTGGCCTGCTTGTTTCGCGGCGCGTTTGAGCTCTTGCCAACGCTTCAAGAATCGTTCCAGGTCGTCGCGCGACCATTGCAACCGGTCGAGCAGGTCCTGGTCGGGTTGACCGTGCGCAAGCTGGTCGCGCAGGTGCTCCAGCGCCAGGTCCGTGGCCTGGCGCGCGTAATCCAGATTCGCTTGATCGTCGTCGCGCACCGGCGGAGTCGGGGTCGCGCTGTTGCCCGTGCCTTCGTGGCCGCCGGGGCCGCGTTGCTGCGGACCTTCGCCGGGGTTTTGCGCCGGCTGAGCGCCCGGGGCGCCGCTGCCCGGTGCGTTGCCGGGCGCGCCAGGCTGGTTGCCAGACTGGTCTGAAGTGCCCGACGACGGACCGCCCGACTGGTCGCCCGAATTGCCGGCATCGCCCTGCCCGGCCCCTTCACCTTGGCCGCGTTGCTTCGGGCCCGACGAGTTTGAAGCGGAACTGCCGGGCTGCTTGTCGCCGGCCTGGTCCGAAGTCTCGCCATTGCCCGAGCCGGGGGCTTGCGAGCTGCCTTCGTCGGCGGCCGTGTTCTGGCCTGCTCCGCCGGTGCCCGGCGAGTTGGCGTTTTGTCCAGCGCCTTGCTTGCCGCCGCCCGAGCGGTCACCTGCTTCGCCGCCTTCGGAATTCGATTCTTTTTCCGAGGTGCTGGGCGACGAGGCCTCGTTGGGCTTCTCGTTGCTCGAAGGCTGCTGCTGGCCACCGGGCTGCTTGTCGCGCGGCTTGCTGTTGCCTTGGGGTGAGGACGCGCCGGACTGGTCTTGATTCGATTGGCCCGCGCCGGAG from Pirellulales bacterium encodes:
- a CDS encoding ABC transporter ATP-binding protein yields the protein MIEADGLSKYYGDFVAVEDVSFKIRQGEVVAFLGPNGAGKSTTMKLLTGYLSPSTGTARIAGHDMASDRLAGAQRLGYLPENGPLYPDMTPRDLLQFFAEARGLSGGAARQRMDEVIDLCALGSVLNKQIGKLSKGFRQRVGMAQVLLHEPDVLILDEPTAGLDPNQIREVRDTIRRLGETKTILLSTHILQEVEAMASRVLFIARGRIRFDGTTSELTASGTRLEEQFYALSEGGKE
- a CDS encoding DinB family protein, with the translated sequence MITIAEPKPPTNTAELRQSLTELDRQVTDLWNRIGPEIFFAFPADGGWSPAQNLSHLALSTNIVTVSLRLPRLLPRIVFGLAKAPPRSYEQIRDKYKSVLNRGAGAGPFTPRKGTAPKDPVAERARRIARWTSVVPPLVTEIDRWPDADLDRYRLLHPLIGRLSMREMLSFTLYHLYRHSDIVARRMSG
- a CDS encoding DUF4340 domain-containing protein, producing MNETTKTLTFVGIALLGALLAYASRPASVADAAKADDASSEFFAEFKDPLAAKSLEIIEWDEAKAEPKQFRVAQVNGRWAIPSKLNYPADADRQLAEAAASVIDLKKLGMVSEERADHEMYGVVDPMDSKAGMTGIGKKVILEDAGGKKLAQLIIGLPVKDKPDLRYVRLPSQDAVYVAKLSPEKLTTRFQDWIEPDLLKLNSWDITEVKYDNYSIDEVNRRIVEGDKLALTYNDKDAKWNMEGLAPNEELNAQKLNDMKVALDDLKIVDVRRKPAGLGRDLRTSEGLTIDEETFLSLASRGYIISQGQLYSNEGEVVVELKDGVTYVLRFGEIAADTEEAKPDEGAEQPAEGEQPKGSNRYLFVTAQFDKSAIPAPELQPVPGAPAEPAAPPTAEGQPAAENKEGEKQAGEPAEPQQAERQKIEQENKRKQDEYDSKVKKGEEQVQTLNNRFADWYYVISDDVYRKIKLTRADVVQPKKPADGTAPAGTDAAPPTTEGGLDEFNEIKDQGLGTPEN
- a CDS encoding Gldg family protein, whose translation is MNPAVIRAVFKRNFIAYFVSPAGYVFLCVFAALTAFATFVPNEFFNANLANLDQLNRYLPYILLVFIPAITMSIWAEERRQGTDELLLTIPASDLDVVLGKYLAAVAVYTVALIFSLTNVVCLSLLGSPDLGLLFANYVGYWIVGLAMLAIGMVASFLTGNLTVGFIMGAVFNAPLVFAEQADAILPLEWARSIQRLSIAEQFRDFGRGVISFSAVVYFLLIVVVMLYVSMVLIGRRHWWGGRLGRSLLGHYVTRALALFVLLAASTIVLARYDRRVDVTTEKLSSLAPQTIELLEKLDVKRPVRIDAYVSPVVPESYVQTRLNLLNVLREFQAIAGDKVVVRVHETESLSPQEDEADKKFGIKGQQVASRIRGTMNIDEIFMGVAFTSGLDKVVVPFIDRGVPVEYELVRSIATVSQQSRKKVGILNTDAKLYGSFNMQTMNQTQNELIVTELEKQYEVVQVNADAPITEKYDVLLAVQPSSLTQEQMNNFLAAVMSGQPTAVFEDPFPYLDPNVPGTSAERRPQGGMMGMQQPPQPKGDITPLWQSLGINFNGAQVVWQDYNPYPKIGQFPPEFVFVDKGQDPTSTAAPFNDDSPISSKLQQVLFLFPGSIQELNASGLKVTPLVVTGTNTGRVQANEILQQSFLGGGGLNEDRAMVPTHKSYLLGAYITGKPGPAGGAAKMSDEGLQLAQAEQPAAETPAVESPATEAPPAAAPPAVPATPPAGEVPAAPAAPAAPAELNVVVVADIDVLYSAFFALRARGEEEDAEVNLTLDNVSFVLNVLDVLAKDERFVEIRKRRPTYRTLTRFEAITAAARDYATAQRKKFADDFDTAKNKEQEVFDRKIKELEGRTDIDPQQKVIEMQLARDVGQRRLDAAFERLKNERERREKQIDRDKTASIQGDQNRVKILAVATAPIMPLLLAGIVMFNLRARERQTTTKERLRG
- the nadB gene encoding L-aspartate oxidase, with the translated sequence MSELTPRYLVPFHPKRVPHHFADVLIIGGGLAGFRAALAVDPRLSVLVITKQSVTQSNSSYAQGGIASVLDKDDRFENHVADTLTAGGSLCDRRVVEQVVREAPAQIRELIGWGVHFDEEAGALALGREGGHSHSRIVHALGDATGREVMRAIVDRVEAAANIQAWPDTFTIDLLTHDGAVRGALVWNGMHGKTLVWAKQTVLCTGGAGQLYRETTNPAVATADGHAIAYRAGAELRDMEFMQFHPTVLYIAGASRTLITEAIRGEGAHLVDRAGHRFMPDYDARLELAPRDVVSQAIVAQMEKTRHPNVYLDLTHLDPQRVRSRFPGIAADCARFDLDITRDWIPVRPGAHYMIGGVTVDLAGRTTLPALWAAGEVTSTGLHGANRLASNSLLEGLVYGQLAGRGASDAALREADDFRAIPLDNAVLPERAELPDLADIRNSLRSIMWRNVGIRRDARSLIEAREAVDHWCGYVLPRQFAQSDGWELQNMLTVARIMIRAALAREESRGVHLRLDFPQLDEQQFCRHLCFGRTSDVEA